In Desulfosudis oleivorans Hxd3, the DNA window CGGTAGCCCGGTTTTATGGCCCCAACCAGAAAAACACCGGCGCCTTTTATTATACCGTAAGTCCCTGAAACGCGGCCTTTTCCCGGCAAAGCCATGTCAAGCAGTTTGACCCGGGGCATATTCCCCCATAGCGGTGATTCCAGGGTCTTGATAAATTCATCCAGTTTGTTTCTTTTTTCCGTTTCTACGGCCCGGTCCCCAAAACTGCGCCAGGAACAGCGGTTTCTGATAAGGTCTGTTGCCTTTGATTGATAATCCATCGGTTTCCTCAAAACAGGTTGTAAAGGAAATAGCCCTTGCCAGAAGTTCTCAAGAAGGGGGGAAAAAAGGGCACTTTGAATACATAGCGTAACCCATACTTAATATCTATGTATTGATCATATGTGAATATGATTTGACATTTTGTGAAAAAATTAAGGGTGCCTCTAAAAATGGGGGGTTGGTTCAAGGTCAAAGCACGGGATTTCTGAGACAACTCTGCTGTAACCGGTACCTGGTAATGAATAGATCCTTCCCCCCTCCTTATACCGGACTCAGCGGGGGATACGCACATCATCCTCATCATAAACGCCGCCGGCCGCTGTTGTGTGACAGGCCGCGCAGTTTGCAAAAGTTCCGACTGACGCCCGCTTAAAAACATCCGCCGGAATCCCGTGATGCTTTTTCTGAATATAAAAGACATCCGTAATCCGCATCGGAATCTGGCCTTCCAGGCTGTCCATGATTTTACCGGCGATTTTCGCCGAACTGGTTTCCGCGCTGTGTGACCTCAAGTATGCTACCACGGCCTGCCTGACATCCTCCTCCAGGGCCACCGCCTCGCCGAAATGATCATCCAGGCCGGACAAAATTTTTCCCCACGATGCCGCGGGCAGCAGTTCCGGCTGGTAGGCAAAATGGCAGGCCCCGCATGCCTCCAGGTAAACCGGGAAATCCACCGGTTTCAGCCCGTGCTCCCGGTGCTCGCCCTCCGCGTGCCGGTAATGAGACTCCGTCTTCTCCCGGTGCCCGTCTTCATGGTCATCGTCGGCCACGGCCCGATCACACGGAACACCCATCCATATCAGGATTATCACCAGCCCGATCACCGGTTTCAAAGTACCGCTCATGCGTATGCCCTTTGGCCGGGTTTTTTGTTGTTTATCCCGGTTTCAACGGAAAAAATCGCCCGTCCCTATGGATGCAGGCAGAGAAAGGCCTGAATGCCCGTCATGATCATCTGCGCGGACAGGGCGGCCAGCACCAGGCCGGTCAGACGGCTGAGAATGCCGATGCCCATGGCCCCCAGGCGGCGGTAAATAAATGACCCCATCAGCAGGACCACGGTAATGCAGGCCACGGCGGCAAGCAGGGCCATGCAGCCGGCCATTTTCTCCCTGACGCCTTCCAGTTCCGCGCCCATGACCATCAGAATGCCGATGGTGGCCGGCCCCACGATGATGGGCATGGCCAGGGGCACCACCGCCAGCTCGCTGCCGGAGGCAACACCGGCGTTTACCGGCTTTCCCTGAACCAGCCCCACCCCGGACAGAAACAGAAGCGCCCCGGCCCCGATCCGGAACGCGTCAAGGGTGATGCCGAACAGCGAAAAGATCTGCCGGCCCCCGAAAAACAGCAACAGGCACAGCACCGCAACAGCCAGGGACACGGTCAGGGCCACCCGGCGCCGGCGGGGTTCGTCGTATCCTTCCGTCAGGCTGAGAAACATGGAAAGCCCGAAAAACGGGGTGAACACGAAAAAGAGCTTGATCCAGAGACTTAAAAAAAGATGGGTCATGGGTCTGCTTTCGAGCTGTTATCCTTTTCTTGTTTGAAACGTCTTCAGCCGGGTGCTGTCCACAAGCCGATCCAGCGTTTTTGCGGTAAACACCTTGCCCCGGGTCGCCAGAATCATCTTTTTCATGTCTTCCCGCCGTACGCCGAATCCCCGGCCCCCGATACATGCAA includes these proteins:
- a CDS encoding diheme cytochrome c, producing MSGTLKPVIGLVIILIWMGVPCDRAVADDDHEDGHREKTESHYRHAEGEHREHGLKPVDFPVYLEACGACHFAYQPELLPAASWGKILSGLDDHFGEAVALEEDVRQAVVAYLRSHSAETSSAKIAGKIMDSLEGQIPMRITDVFYIQKKHHGIPADVFKRASVGTFANCAACHTTAAGGVYDEDDVRIPR
- a CDS encoding MarC family protein, coding for MTHLFLSLWIKLFFVFTPFFGLSMFLSLTEGYDEPRRRRVALTVSLAVAVLCLLLFFGGRQIFSLFGITLDAFRIGAGALLFLSGVGLVQGKPVNAGVASGSELAVVPLAMPIIVGPATIGILMVMGAELEGVREKMAGCMALLAAVACITVVLLMGSFIYRRLGAMGIGILSRLTGLVLAALSAQMIMTGIQAFLCLHP